A window of the Citrus sinensis cultivar Valencia sweet orange chromosome 9, DVS_A1.0, whole genome shotgun sequence genome harbors these coding sequences:
- the LOC127899886 gene encoding uncharacterized protein LOC127899886 — protein MAPDVPADNQMLAHDRAEDHGSDERGDSTRRASHLEKGKFVKQSAGIEPDEEPVTHKHFEDFAHAILRAVGSRVPEAATSPVTQDVPPPRGEKQIIPRFEISKRSRLKHRPSGTRSKFQTGGSKEELSTASCYSRSSQGTKHKQKAHEDLRYKLNAKRASQTTAASSGAPGVPRAFLEKMEYLEAQVKLLSEKQNLTNALAPAAYNSPFTMEIRTSVIPEAFTMPQIQQYSGTSDPVEYAELYRDQMMIKGVGDNSMCRMFPHTLTGPAKSWFRSLKAGSVSSLDQLLKYFVHKFGYASTQDITSSKLAFIKQGDSESLAEYVTRFPQEVLRTGKLISQALQQIEMGEKCNLKREEDRVEVLRNNEKPKRAEVPPVPS, from the exons ATGGCACCCGACGTACCAGCGGATAACCAAATGTTAGCCCATGATAGAGCGGAGGACCACGGCAGTGATGAGAGGGGTGACTCGACAAGGAGGGCATCCCACCTAGAGAAAGGCAAATTCGTTAAGCAATCAGCTGGTATTGAACCCGACGAGGAGCCCGTTACTCATAAACACTTTGAAGATTTTGCTCACGCGATTCTCAGAGCAGTAGGATCTCGGGTACCCGAAGCAGCCACTTCCCCAGTAACTCAAGATGTCCCGCCTCCACGCGGTGAGAAGCAGATCATACCAAGATTTGAAATATCGAAAAGAAGTAGACTAAAGCATAGGCCGTCGGGCACccgttcaaagtttcaaaccGGTGGCTCTAAGGAAGAACTCTCCACTGCTTCTTGTTATTCCCGTAGCAGCCAGGGTACcaaacataaacaaaaagcCCATGAAGATCTCCGATACAAGTTGAACGCCAAAAGGGCTTCCCAGACAACAGCGGCCTCCTCAGGTGCACCTGGGGTACCCCGCGCGTTCCTGGAAAAAATGGAGTACCTCGAAGCTCAAGTGAAGCTCCTTTCGGAAAAACAAAACCTCACCAATGCTCTAGCACCAGCAGCGTATAACTCGCCATTCACCATGGAGATTCGGACATCGGTTATCCCCGAAGCGTTCACCATGCCTCAAATACAACAATACTCGGGTACCTCGGATCCCGTGGAATATGCTGAGTTGTATCGTGACCAGATGATGATTAAAGGAGTGGGCGACAATTCTATGTGCCGGATGTTCCCGCATACCCTCACCGGACCAGCCAAGTCATGGTTCCGATCGTTGAAGGCAGGTAGTGTATCCTCCTTAGACCAGCtcctaaaatattttgttcataAGTTTGGTTATGCATCCACCCAAGATATAACATCCTCCAAGCTTGCTTTCATCAAGCAAGGGGATTCGGAGTCTTTAGCCGAGTACGTAACCCGCTTCCCCCAAGAGGTGTTGCGTACCG GGAAGCTCATTTCTCAAGCTCTGCAACAAATAGAAATGGGTGAGAAGTGTAACCTAAAGCGGGAGGAAGACAGAGTCGAAGTTTTGAGAAACAATGAGAAACCTAAGAGAGCCGAGGTACCTCCGGTACCCTCTTGA